From Arachis stenosperma cultivar V10309 chromosome 2, arast.V10309.gnm1.PFL2, whole genome shotgun sequence, one genomic window encodes:
- the LOC130960802 gene encoding F-box protein CPR1-like yields MEIENKKRKTRNHEVVALPQELIEKILLLLPLKSLVRFRCVSKQWFSMISDSHFTKSHFDLAPTTTNDMLIYFSPVNSVARCVDVEESIHRDYAVRIPVTYEHYALRVRGSCRGFILLLNCVNGTHFVMWNPTTGFHTRVSYPSGLSYPLWAGVGYDKSSDDYLVVAGWRDRFEKTSNLRHRWEFFSVRNHSWKEIETGDFHSNHLISCNSGVFCNGAIHWLAVRTVGDSARVVVAFGLEEKNLSIISLPDLQGGGTPTLNLFGGYLGICYTEWQTWRNELWVIKEYKVESSWTKLNIDFPDGFIPMCLTRGSECVGRKNIKELMKFSDKGMLLESRRTSCDIHTIMLMFARTLLTLPGQ; encoded by the coding sequence ATGGAGATtgagaacaagaagaggaagacgaGGAATCACGAGGTTGTGGCTCTACCTCAAGAACTGATAGAGAAAATTCTGTTACTTTTACCATTGAAATCCCTTGTTCGATTCAGGTGCGTCTCTAAGCAATGGTTCTCTATGATTTCCGATTCTCATTTCACAAAATCGCATTTCGATCTCGCACCTACCACCACCAACGATATGCTTATCTATTTTTCGCCCGTGAATTCCGTGGCTCGTTGTGTGGATGTAGAAGAATCGATTCACCGTGATTATGCGGTTCGCATTCCTGTAACTTATGAACATTATGCTCTTAGGGTTAGGGGTTCTTGCAGGGGCTTCatattgttgctcaattgcgtTAACGGTACGCATTTTGTTATGTGGAATCCAACAACTGGTTTTCACACAAGAGTTTCATATCCAAGTGGTCTTTCTTATCCACTTTGGGCTGGTGTTGGTTATGACAAATCTAGTGATGATTATTTAGTAGTTGCTGGGTGGCGTGATCGATTTGAAAAAACTTCTAATTTAAGACACCGTTGGGAGTTTTTCTCTGTTAGAAACCATtcatggaaagaaattgagactGGGGACTTTCATAGTAACCATTTGATTAGCTGCAATTCTGGAGTGTTTTGTAACGGTGCTATTCATTGGTTGGCGGTTCGCACTGTCGGTGATAGTGCTAGGGTAGTTGTTGCCTTTGGTTTGGAGGAAAAGAATCTATCGATAATTTCGCTTCCCGATTTACAAGGTGGTGGCACCCCGACTTTAAATCTGTTTGGAGGATACCTTGGGATATGTTACACGGAATGGCAAACTTGGAGGAATGAGCTATGGGTGATCAAAGAATACAAGGTGGAGTCCAGTTGGACTAAGCTCAATATTGATTTTCCTGATGGATTCATTCCCATGTGTTTAACTAGAGGCAGTGAATGTGTCGGCAGGAAAAACATAAAGGAGTTGATGAAATTTAGTGACAAAGGAATGTTGTTAGAGTCTAGACGAACTAGTTGTGACATTCACACAATCATGCTAATGTTTGCCAGGACCTTGCTCACGCTGCCCGGTCAGTAA
- the LOC130961841 gene encoding protein NUCLEAR FUSION DEFECTIVE 4-like, protein MFVGSRKWVVLVATIWIQAFTGTNFDFSSYSSELKSVLQITQLQLNYLSVASDMGKVFGWCCGVSLLYFPLWVVLFMATFLGLLGYGFQCLLIKQLISLPYFLVFLLCLVAGCSICWFNTICYVLCIKHFPSNRSLALSLSISFNGVSAALYTLIANAITSSDDTLYLLLNAIVPLLISAVVLVPILQQPQPQPNSADMIRRDSLVFLCLNILALVTGLYLLFLYSLSSNTTIARVILVGAGFLLVLLLFLPVIVNSREWSCLTSPACYPLLNSRFNLINLDGGGGDDDDYDDDLHKELIENEDNYSRNRSSVIVREKCCFDTVLLKDQLKVLGEEHSTKMLMHRWDFWIYYMAYLCGGTMGLVYSNNLGQISQSLGHNSQTKTLVTLYSTCSFFGRLLAAAPDFLNRKIHFARTGWFAAAVVPMTIAFILLAITGSIEALRMSTALIGLSSGFVFAAAVSITSELFGPNSVAVNHNILITNIPIGSCLYGLLAALVYDSNADGASRDTMWLRQMTMCLGRKCYLETFLWWCCISIVGLVSSFVLYFRTRHAYYDNFGRNTN, encoded by the exons atgtttGTGGGATCAAGAAAATGGGTGGTATTGGTAGCAACAATATGGATACAAGCATTTACAGGAACAAACTTTGACTTCTCGTCATACTCATCAGAGTTGAAATCTGTGCTCCAAATCACTCAGCTTCAGCTGAATTATCTCTCAGTTGCATCTGACATGGGAAAAGTTTTTGGGTGGTGTTGTGGTGTGTCTCTCTTGTACTTTCCTTTGTGGGTTGTTCTTTTCATGGCTACTTTCTTGGGTCTTCTTGGTTATGGCTTCCAGTGCCTTCTTATCAAGCAGCTCATTTCCTTGCCTTATTTTCTG GTGTTTCTCCTATGCTTGGTTGCAGGATGTAGCATCTGTTGGTTCAACACAATCTGCTATGTCTTATGCATCAAGCATTTCCCTTCTAACCGATCGCTCGCGCTTTCCTTAAGCATAAGCTTCAATGGGGTAAGTGCAGCTTTGTACACTCTCATTGCCAATGCAATAACCTCAAGTGATGACACACTCTATCTTTTGCTCAATGCTATTGTCCCTTTACTTATTTCCGCGGTGGTACTAGTCCCAATCCTCCAACAGCCTCAGCCTCAGCCGAATTCGGCCGACATGATCCGGCGTGACTCCTTAGTTTTCCTCTGCCTCAACATCCTTGCACTAGTGACCGGCCTCTACCTCTTGTTCCTGTATTCCCTCTCTTCCAACACAACCATTGCGCGTGTCATTCTCGTTGGCGCCGGATTTCTATTAGTGCTTCTCTTGTTCTTGCCTGTGATTGTGAATTCTAGAGAATGGTCTTGCCTTACTAGCCCTGCTTGTTATCCGCTTTTGAATTCGAGGTTCAATCTCATTAACCTTGATGGTGGTGgcggtgatgatgatgattatgacGATGATCTTCATAAAGAACTCATTGAGAATGAGGACAATTATTCAAGAAATAGAAGTAGTGTAATTGTAAGAGAGAAGTGTTGTTTTGATACTGTGTTGTTGAAAGATCAACTTAAGGTTCTTGGAGAAGAGCATTCAACTAAAATGCTTATGCATAGATGGGACTTTTGGATTTATTACATGGCTTATTTATGTGGAGGAACAATGGGATTGGTTTATAGTAACAACTTGGGTCAAATTTCTCAATCATTGGGACACAATTCTCAGACAAAAACTCTTGTCACACTTTACTCCACGTGTTCTTTCTTCGGTCGCCTACTCGCCGCCGCACctgacttcttgaacag GAAGATACACTTTGCAAGAACAGGATGGTTTGCAGCAGCAGTAGTGCCAATGACTATAGCATTCATTTTGCTCGCCATAACCGGCAGCATCGAAGCGTTGCGCATGAGCACGGCCTTAATCGGCCTAAGTTCCGGGTTTGTTTTCGCGGCAGCAGTTTCCATTACATCAGAGTTATTTGGTCCAAACAGTGTTGCAGTGAACCACAACATACTAATCACCAACATTCCAATAGGGTCATGTCTTTATGGCCTTCTAGCAGCTCTGGTTTACGACTCGAACGCAGACGGCGCAAGCCGCGACACAATGTGGCTGCGCCAGATGACAATGTGTTTGGGGAGGAAGTGCTACCTTGAGACATTTTTATGGTGGTGTTGCATCTCCATTGTAGGATTGGTTTCAAGTTTTGTGCTATACTTTAGGACTAGGCATGCTTATTATGACAATTTTGGAAGAAATACAAattga